In Candidatus Caldatribacterium sp., one DNA window encodes the following:
- a CDS encoding ACP S-malonyltransferase, giving the protein RGEIMQEASPLGEGTMVAVLGLPLSEVESMVVSLQREGRVEIANINSSDQVVLSLERSLLSRVFEEVKERGGKKAVELRVSAPFHSSFMEKARESFARVLDGITIRKPRYPYVSNVTASFVSDPEEIRSLLLQQLTATVRWKDIMDALVREGVERALEVGPGTVLTKLFEREYPQVLVLPTFSPQHLATALREVGEGR; this is encoded by the coding sequence CGAGGGGAGATCATGCAGGAAGCCTCTCCCCTTGGAGAGGGGACTATGGTTGCGGTTCTTGGACTCCCCCTTTCAGAGGTAGAATCTATGGTTGTGTCTTTGCAGAGAGAGGGACGGGTGGAGATAGCTAACATCAACTCTTCGGACCAGGTTGTCCTTTCCCTTGAGCGTTCCCTTCTTTCCCGGGTGTTCGAGGAGGTCAAGGAACGAGGGGGGAAGAAGGCTGTAGAGCTTCGAGTGAGTGCGCCATTCCATTCGAGTTTCATGGAGAAAGCTCGAGAATCCTTTGCCCGGGTTCTTGATGGCATTACAATTCGCAAGCCCCGTTACCCCTATGTGAGTAACGTGACCGCCTCTTTCGTGTCCGACCCGGAGGAAATCCGTTCCCTTCTCTTGCAACAGCTTACGGCAACGGTCCGCTGGAAGGATATCATGGATGCCCTTGTTCGAGAGGGTGTGGAGAGAGCTCTTGAGGTCGGACCTGGAACCGTTCTGACAAAGCTTTTCGAACGTGAGTATCCTCAAGTTCTTGTTCTTCCGACCTTTTCTCCACAGCATTTGGCAACAGCTCTTCGTGAGGTAGGTGAGGGTCGTTGA